The following coding sequences lie in one Polluticoccus soli genomic window:
- a CDS encoding cation:proton antiporter gives MVLLSALDLSLPLKSPVIIFSLVLFIILFAPILLNKIKVPHIIGLIVAGVIVGPYGLNLLNRDSSIVLFGTVGLLYIMFLAGLEMDIAEFKKNKKTIIFFGLTVFLLPMLLGTVAGYFLLEYSFISSLLLASMLSTHTLVSYPIASKYGITRNRAVTLTIGGTLITDVLALFTLAAIAGMAKGEVSSAFWVRLSVSSVIFVAIVLFIFPLITRWFFKNYEDSVSQYIFILAMVFLASFLAQAAGLEPIIGAFLSGLVLNRFVPHSSPLMNRINFVGNAIFIPFFLISIGMLVDIAVFAKGWGPLKVAAVIICISIITRYLASLFTQKVFGLSKIERKLIQGLSSSHAAATLAIILVGYNIIIGESDAGEPIRLLNEDVLNGTILLILVSCALSSFVVEKASKDLALEENDGAEISEAESDEKILLSLAYSELVPDLVDLGIRLRPKKAEVPLYGLHVIDDDNISDTSKRTGQKILEKAVSQAAGSGNNIISITRYDSSISNGIVYSIREHNVTDIVLGLHKGADAKTFLGEKTEAIIRDTFETVYIYKPVQPLNTLKRLVVVAPPKAETEAGFLHWLHKLLAFAKEGGMMITFYAETQTLSFIQGVTQHNGEALSISFNDFNNWDDFLVFSGEVKTNDLFVIISSRKGNSSYIPQLSRLPHYLSSYFTTNSFILLYPKQIESGINMEDIEQVDSSLIETISDQVEAIGNVGKYLRGIFKK, from the coding sequence ATGGTATTACTATCCGCATTAGATCTTTCTCTTCCTTTAAAAAGTCCTGTGATCATATTTTCACTGGTTCTTTTTATTATTCTTTTCGCTCCTATTCTGCTCAACAAAATAAAAGTCCCTCATATTATAGGTCTCATTGTTGCTGGTGTAATCGTAGGACCTTACGGATTAAACCTTCTGAATCGTGATAGTAGTATTGTTTTATTTGGGACGGTAGGACTTCTATACATCATGTTTTTGGCAGGATTGGAAATGGACATTGCGGAGTTCAAAAAGAATAAGAAGACAATTATATTTTTCGGGTTGACTGTTTTTCTATTGCCCATGTTGCTGGGCACAGTTGCTGGCTATTTCCTTCTCGAATATAGTTTCATCTCTTCGCTGCTCCTGGCCAGTATGCTGTCAACACATACACTGGTTTCATATCCCATCGCCAGTAAATATGGCATAACGCGTAATCGTGCAGTTACACTCACTATTGGCGGGACGCTAATAACCGATGTACTTGCTCTGTTTACGCTCGCAGCCATAGCAGGAATGGCAAAAGGAGAAGTTTCTTCGGCTTTTTGGGTCCGTTTAAGTGTGTCATCAGTAATTTTTGTAGCCATAGTGTTGTTCATTTTTCCGCTAATCACCCGCTGGTTTTTTAAAAACTACGAAGACAGCGTTTCCCAATACATCTTCATACTTGCCATGGTGTTTCTGGCTTCATTTCTTGCACAAGCTGCGGGGCTGGAACCAATCATTGGTGCATTTTTGTCTGGCCTTGTTTTAAATCGCTTTGTGCCGCATTCATCACCACTCATGAACCGAATAAACTTTGTAGGCAATGCGATCTTCATCCCCTTCTTCCTTATTAGTATAGGCATGCTGGTGGATATAGCCGTATTTGCCAAGGGGTGGGGCCCACTGAAAGTTGCAGCAGTGATTATCTGCATATCCATCATCACACGTTACCTCGCTTCGCTGTTCACTCAAAAAGTGTTCGGCCTTTCAAAAATAGAGCGTAAGCTTATCCAGGGACTTAGTTCTTCGCATGCGGCAGCCACACTGGCAATCATCCTTGTCGGCTACAATATCATCATCGGTGAGTCCGATGCTGGAGAGCCCATCAGATTATTAAATGAAGACGTGCTCAATGGCACAATCCTTCTCATCCTCGTTAGCTGCGCCCTCAGTTCTTTTGTAGTTGAAAAAGCCTCGAAAGATCTTGCATTAGAGGAAAATGATGGGGCTGAAATTTCTGAAGCGGAAAGTGATGAAAAGATCCTTCTCTCCTTAGCTTATTCAGAGCTAGTGCCTGACTTGGTTGACTTGGGTATAAGACTACGTCCAAAGAAAGCTGAAGTGCCTTTGTACGGGCTCCATGTAATCGATGACGATAATATTTCTGATACCAGTAAACGAACAGGACAAAAAATACTCGAAAAGGCAGTTTCGCAAGCCGCGGGTTCAGGCAATAATATTATCTCGATTACACGATATGATTCCAGTATAAGCAACGGTATTGTGTATTCGATCCGGGAACACAACGTCACTGATATCGTTCTTGGTCTACATAAAGGTGCAGATGCAAAAACATTTCTTGGAGAGAAAACAGAAGCCATTATCAGGGATACCTTTGAAACGGTGTACATCTATAAACCAGTTCAGCCGCTCAACACACTAAAGCGCCTGGTCGTAGTGGCGCCTCCAAAAGCCGAAACAGAAGCAGGTTTTCTTCACTGGCTGCACAAGCTATTGGCGTTTGCAAAAGAGGGTGGTATGATGATAACGTTCTATGCCGAAACACAAACGCTTTCGTTTATTCAGGGAGTTACGCAACACAACGGTGAAGCACTAAGCATTTCTTTCAACGACTTTAACAATTGGGACGATTTTCTGGTCTTCAGTGGTGAAGTGAAAACAAATGACCTGTTTGTCATCATTTCCTCCCGAAAAGGCAACAGCTCGTACATACCGCAGCTGAGTAGACTACCTCATTATTTATCTAGTTATTTCACCACCAACAGTTTTATACTGTTATATCCGAAGCAGATCGAATCGGGCATCAACATGGAAGACATAGAGCAGG
- a CDS encoding LuxR C-terminal-related transcriptional regulator yields the protein MALKDIKIIVGLAMKDMLLLDSLVTALEVSDTVQVAAKATTNDKFINQLSKSKLRPSVCIIDFSIPNSYKLIRDLKSRWPRMRLLVVVSAYSQYTIDVLIFQKVNGFIGRNASVKQLIDAIGTVKKNKFYYSPIAKEKRFSAIKNREISVPRLTTRQVEFLNHCVTSANYVEIAEKLEISVRGVDSIRDLLFEKFGVRNRTDLVMEAIRSGIVSVN from the coding sequence ATGGCCCTCAAGGATATAAAAATCATCGTCGGTTTGGCGATGAAGGACATGCTGCTCTTGGACAGCCTGGTTACTGCATTGGAGGTTTCAGATACAGTCCAAGTGGCTGCGAAAGCAACTACGAATGACAAATTCATCAATCAGCTGTCAAAGTCAAAGCTCCGACCATCGGTTTGCATAATAGACTTTAGCATTCCGAACTCCTACAAATTGATACGGGATTTGAAATCTCGCTGGCCAAGGATGAGACTTCTTGTCGTGGTTTCAGCGTACAGCCAATACACTATTGATGTGCTGATTTTTCAGAAGGTAAATGGATTTATTGGCCGGAATGCCTCCGTGAAACAACTGATAGACGCAATAGGCACCGTCAAGAAAAATAAGTTCTATTATTCACCGATAGCCAAAGAGAAGCGGTTTTCAGCCATTAAAAACAGAGAAATTTCGGTACCGAGGTTAACAACCAGGCAGGTTGAATTTCTGAATCATTGTGTGACTTCTGCCAACTATGTGGAGATTGCCGAGAAGCTTGAAATTAGCGTCCGTGGAGTAGATTCAATTAGGGACCTTTTGTTTGAAAAATTCGGCGTCAGGAATAGAACTGACCTTGTCATGGAGGCAATCAGATCAGGAATCGTCTCTGTGAACTAA
- a CDS encoding T9SS type A sorting domain-containing protein, protein MKKYIVTALSLFAAFNLSAQITLEKSYPVNNGGNANDNDLQVIRLEISGHKYALRDLQANQVRLYNLDHSIWKTINVTLPAGYSTWSHSYISERLFNLDAAVELLVRFSPATSGVIPKMIVLSENGGTLYTIDSTSDHNIFTTGNDYKLLVQKIPNKWEVYALPGSIPCDKCGNGLGLGKVLQPGNGGSLGEPIPNPSNGNVEIKYELPVGTREGQIDVYNTNGQIVKSFQVDGTFNSIRLDNSSFTSGVYYYSLRSNGQRSEAKRMIVVP, encoded by the coding sequence ATGAAAAAGTACATCGTTACGGCGTTGAGTTTATTTGCGGCATTCAATCTTTCCGCACAGATTACGTTAGAAAAATCTTACCCGGTCAATAATGGTGGGAACGCCAATGATAATGACCTACAAGTCATCAGACTTGAAATATCGGGACACAAGTATGCTTTACGCGACCTGCAGGCGAACCAAGTTCGTCTGTATAATCTTGACCATTCAATCTGGAAGACAATTAATGTTACACTGCCAGCTGGATATTCTACCTGGTCTCATAGCTATATTTCTGAAAGACTTTTTAACCTCGATGCTGCAGTTGAACTGTTGGTACGTTTCAGTCCCGCCACGAGCGGAGTTATACCTAAAATGATCGTTTTGAGCGAAAACGGCGGGACACTCTATACGATTGATTCTACTAGTGACCATAACATATTCACTACTGGGAATGACTACAAGTTGCTTGTACAGAAAATCCCGAATAAATGGGAGGTTTATGCGCTGCCAGGCTCAATACCTTGTGATAAATGTGGAAATGGCCTGGGATTAGGTAAAGTGCTTCAGCCAGGAAATGGTGGTTCATTAGGCGAGCCAATACCAAACCCATCAAATGGCAACGTGGAAATTAAGTATGAATTGCCGGTTGGTACTAGGGAAGGTCAGATTGATGTTTATAATACAAATGGTCAAATAGTTAAGAGTTTTCAAGTTGATGGAACCTTTAACAGCATTCGTCTAGATAATTCCAGTTTTACCAGTGGCGTTTATTACTACAGTTTAAGGAGCAATGGTCAAAGATCAGAAGCTAAACGGATGATAGTGGTGCCATAA
- a CDS encoding helix-turn-helix domain-containing protein, which yields MLKFGKRVREIREKKGISQQELAHLCQLEYSQINRIELGKINTSISHVFLLAENLEVSIQELLKFK from the coding sequence ATGCTGAAGTTTGGGAAACGGGTCAGGGAGATTCGTGAGAAGAAAGGTATTTCCCAGCAGGAGCTTGCCCACCTATGCCAATTAGAGTATAGTCAAATCAACAGGATAGAACTTGGCAAAATAAACACCAGCATTTCCCATGTCTTTCTTTTAGCTGAAAACCTGGAAGTTTCAATACAGGAACTGCTTAAGTTCAAATAA
- a CDS encoding DNA cytosine methyltransferase, translated as MKKSIGLKIKRIPILIGFYSGLRCGEVGAERAGWKNIFSCDIQPTCADVFFQHNDEGLYLVADATQLTGKNVYEYIVENGQGELIMDGIDCVLSTSSCKAISRSNNYDMSLSPDAYCFVDQLRLIDEIHPATFVIENVDGVDDVKNRWLMAEFEMRLRSMKDYIVISAVLDASEYGARQIRKRLIVIGVRKDLDIMPSFPAPSVPDYSKVSFKALFPYLDGFASGQSVKRYKSSDTQMFVTLTAHDDTWTFENGNRRQFRSAERLKLVEMEHYCLDHLPIVWQKSLPGNALPPSLAKAIFGHLKDEVLYKSPTWK; from the coding sequence ATGAAAAAATCGATTGGTTTAAAAATTAAACGTATCCCCATATTGATAGGGTTTTATTCAGGCCTTAGATGCGGTGAGGTTGGTGCAGAACGAGCAGGGTGGAAAAATATATTTTCCTGCGACATACAGCCAACGTGTGCTGACGTATTTTTCCAGCACAACGACGAGGGACTGTATCTCGTTGCTGATGCTACGCAACTTACAGGCAAAAACGTCTACGAGTACATAGTTGAAAACGGGCAAGGTGAACTTATTATGGATGGAATAGATTGTGTCCTCTCAACATCAAGTTGTAAAGCCATTTCGCGGTCGAACAATTACGACATGTCGTTATCACCTGATGCCTATTGTTTCGTTGACCAGCTACGCCTCATTGACGAAATTCATCCGGCTACGTTCGTTATTGAAAACGTAGATGGAGTTGATGATGTGAAAAATAGATGGCTAATGGCAGAATTTGAAATGCGTCTACGCTCAATGAAGGATTATATCGTTATTAGCGCTGTGCTGGATGCGAGTGAATATGGTGCGCGTCAAATTAGGAAGCGGCTGATTGTGATAGGCGTTCGCAAAGATCTTGATATAATGCCTTCGTTTCCCGCTCCCAGTGTGCCTGATTATTCAAAGGTTTCTTTTAAGGCACTGTTCCCATACCTGGATGGCTTCGCAAGCGGGCAATCCGTCAAGCGATATAAGTCCTCGGACACTCAAATGTTTGTGACTTTAACAGCCCACGATGATACCTGGACATTTGAAAATGGGAATCGACGGCAGTTTAGGTCTGCAGAAAGACTAAAGCTCGTTGAGATGGAGCACTATTGCCTGGACCATCTGCCGATTGTGTGGCAAAAAAGCCTGCCTGGTAACGCTCTGCCTCCATCATTGGCCAAAGCAATCTTCGGTCATCTCAAGGATGAGGTGTTGTATAAATCACCGACTTGGAAATAA